A genome region from Natronobeatus ordinarius includes the following:
- a CDS encoding YcaO-like family protein encodes MTVHVVAEDPIRDAVVAALEEVDLEVRDADPREIADARFAVVSGAAGGQPLRAANEAALEGNTPWIAVEVGGVGGHPLAEVDAAVSGFAPQTGCYECLRARVAATVDEPADAVKGDRSAVRLAGAIAGRECVRVFAGEEQTILGSVVELPHVRRRFLPVPGCDCGDGRNRTLERDDEALELEAAVDRADLAIDDRVGIVEGLGEVESFPAPYYLATTADTSGFSDADAARKSAGVDPDWNTALMKAVGEALERYCAGVYREDDFVHASFEALDEAVSPTDLVRPADAPAFDPTAESRWVEGENLETGEPAHLPAAAVQFPPPGERFVPAITTGLGLGSSTVDALLSGLFEVVERDATMLSWYSTFEPLGLAVDDEEFAALEKRARSEGLSVTPLLVTQDVDVPVVAVAVHRESPGEWPSFAMGSAADFDATAAARSALAEAIQNWMELRSLGPEDAADAGGAIGEYADFPESVQSYVTVDRRIDAAAVGPDPAPTGRDALEELVSRLADVGLTPYAARLTTRDVDSLGFEAVRTVVPGAQPLFTGDPFFGERAATVPEELGFEPRLERAFHPYP; translated from the coding sequence ATGACAGTTCACGTCGTCGCCGAGGATCCGATTCGCGATGCCGTCGTCGCCGCGCTCGAGGAGGTCGACCTCGAGGTCCGCGACGCCGACCCCCGCGAGATCGCCGACGCGCGCTTTGCCGTCGTCAGTGGGGCTGCCGGTGGACAGCCGTTGCGCGCCGCGAACGAGGCCGCACTCGAGGGGAACACGCCGTGGATCGCCGTCGAGGTCGGCGGCGTCGGCGGCCATCCGCTGGCGGAGGTCGACGCCGCCGTCTCCGGGTTCGCCCCGCAAACTGGCTGTTACGAGTGTCTCAGGGCTCGCGTCGCGGCCACGGTCGACGAGCCCGCCGACGCCGTGAAAGGTGATCGGAGTGCCGTCCGCCTCGCGGGTGCCATCGCCGGTCGCGAGTGCGTGCGGGTGTTCGCCGGCGAAGAGCAAACGATCCTCGGGAGCGTCGTCGAACTCCCGCACGTCCGCCGCCGATTCCTGCCTGTGCCCGGCTGTGACTGCGGCGATGGCCGAAACCGGACCCTCGAGCGCGACGACGAGGCCCTCGAACTCGAGGCGGCGGTCGACCGCGCGGACCTCGCGATCGACGACCGCGTCGGCATCGTCGAGGGGCTCGGCGAGGTCGAGTCGTTCCCGGCACCCTACTACCTCGCGACGACGGCCGACACGTCGGGGTTCAGCGACGCCGACGCCGCGCGAAAGTCAGCCGGCGTCGACCCCGACTGGAACACGGCGCTGATGAAAGCCGTCGGCGAGGCGCTCGAGCGCTACTGTGCGGGCGTCTACCGCGAGGACGACTTCGTCCACGCGAGCTTCGAGGCCCTCGACGAGGCCGTCTCGCCGACCGACCTCGTCCGACCGGCCGACGCTCCCGCGTTCGACCCCACCGCCGAGAGTCGATGGGTCGAAGGCGAGAATCTCGAGACGGGCGAACCCGCGCACCTCCCCGCCGCAGCCGTGCAGTTTCCCCCGCCCGGCGAGCGGTTCGTGCCCGCGATCACGACCGGTCTGGGACTCGGCTCCTCGACGGTCGATGCCTTGCTCTCGGGGCTGTTCGAGGTCGTCGAGCGCGACGCGACGATGCTCTCGTGGTACTCCACGTTCGAGCCTCTCGGCCTCGCCGTCGACGACGAGGAGTTCGCCGCCCTCGAGAAACGCGCCCGGAGCGAGGGGCTCTCCGTGACGCCGTTGCTCGTCACCCAGGACGTCGACGTGCCGGTCGTGGCCGTGGCCGTCCACCGGGAGTCTCCGGGCGAGTGGCCGTCGTTCGCCATGGGTTCGGCAGCCGACTTCGACGCGACCGCAGCAGCCCGGTCGGCGCTTGCGGAGGCGATCCAGAACTGGATGGAGCTGCGATCGCTCGGCCCCGAGGACGCTGCCGACGCGGGCGGGGCGATCGGCGAGTACGCCGACTTCCCGGAATCGGTCCAGTCGTACGTCACGGTCGACCGACGCATCGACGCCGCGGCGGTCGGCCCCGATCCCGCCCCGACGGGCCGGGACGCCCTCGAGGAACTCGTCTCGAGGCTCGCCGACGTGGGACTGACGCCGTACGCGGCCCGGCTCACCACCCGCGACGTCGACTCGCTCGGTTTCGAGGCCGTCCGAACGGTCGTCCCCGGTGCACAGCCGCTGTTCACCGGCGACCCCTTCTTCGGCGAGCGCGCGGCGACGGTCCCCGAGGAGCTGGGCTTCGAACCTCGACTCGAGCGGGCGTTCCACCCCTATCCCTGA
- a CDS encoding HAD family hydrolase, whose protein sequence is MSYDAVIFDNDGVLTTPTSREARNRAMREAFASVGIADPPEAHLETLVRPDVPALRAIAAAHDLSAEPLWEARERAAIEAQVEEIRAGRKVLYDDVDALAALEQPRAIVSNNQHETIGEIVSHFGLEGFDPWYGREPTVKGIERKKPTPYYLERAIADLDARNPLYVGDSWIDVAAADACGIDSAFVRRPHRKSYEPEPEPTYEIDSLEALVDLV, encoded by the coding sequence ATGTCGTACGACGCGGTCATCTTCGACAACGATGGAGTACTGACGACGCCCACGAGCCGCGAGGCGCGCAATCGGGCCATGCGCGAGGCGTTCGCCAGTGTCGGCATCGCCGACCCGCCCGAAGCGCACCTCGAGACGCTCGTCCGCCCCGACGTCCCAGCCCTTCGCGCGATCGCGGCCGCACACGACCTCTCGGCGGAGCCGCTCTGGGAGGCCCGCGAACGCGCCGCGATCGAGGCCCAGGTCGAGGAGATTCGCGCCGGACGAAAGGTCCTCTACGACGATGTCGATGCCCTGGCTGCCCTCGAGCAGCCACGAGCGATCGTGAGCAACAACCAGCACGAGACGATCGGCGAGATCGTGAGCCACTTCGGCCTCGAGGGGTTCGACCCGTGGTACGGCCGCGAGCCGACGGTGAAGGGGATCGAACGCAAGAAACCGACGCCGTACTACCTCGAGCGTGCCATCGCGGACCTCGACGCGCGAAACCCGCTGTACGTCGGCGACAGCTGGATCGACGTGGCCGCCGCCGACGCCTGTGGCATCGACTCGGCGTTCGTCCGCCGCCCCCACCGAAAATCGTACGAACCGGAGCCAGAACCGACCTACGAGATCGACTCGCTCGAGGCGCTGGTCGACCTCGTGTGA
- a CDS encoding winged helix-turn-helix transcriptional regulator, with protein sequence MTTTRKRIERHIETHPGVHFNELVRSTNIASGQVQYHVYRLLRSDCIVQESLYGRSHYFPPEYDEWDRRAIAMLRRETAREILVTLLAEPGARPNDVASRLDLPRSTLEYHLDQLNEQDLVDKEVESGRVRLYSTRPTSTETALEHVAPSLSETLVDRFMRLSDSLLEER encoded by the coding sequence ATGACAACCACACGAAAACGGATCGAGCGACACATCGAAACGCATCCAGGAGTACATTTCAACGAACTCGTCCGGTCGACGAACATCGCGTCCGGACAGGTCCAGTACCACGTCTACCGGCTCCTCAGGTCGGACTGCATCGTTCAAGAGTCGCTGTACGGCCGATCACACTACTTCCCCCCGGAGTACGACGAGTGGGACCGCCGGGCGATCGCGATGTTGCGCCGTGAGACCGCTCGAGAGATCCTCGTGACGTTGCTCGCCGAACCTGGGGCACGTCCGAACGACGTCGCCAGCCGGCTCGACCTCCCCCGGAGCACGCTCGAGTACCATCTCGATCAGTTGAACGAACAGGATCTCGTCGACAAGGAGGTCGAATCCGGCCGCGTTAGACTCTATTCGACTCGGCCGACGAGTACTGAAACCGCACTCGAGCACGTCGCGCCCTCGCTTTCGGAGACGCTGGTCGATCGGTTCATGCGGCTGTCAGATTCACTTCTCGAGGAGCGTTGA
- a CDS encoding 2-hydroxyacyl-CoA dehydratase subunit D, which produces MSTFTDAVTDDGDSSDSDAAEMFPAVTDALSVVTKPHEYARDWKRRHDAPVVAYLSTYVPREILWASGVLPVRAFGSRRPEDVTVGDEHHNRRLFCPFSRDVLAQGLLGRYDYTDGIVLASVCLHLRQTFDAWVQEVASEEDFTHYIAMPHGTPAETGDEFLPVKRHGVDYASAPDGGTCPHAPAAYLTTKFDRLRAELESFTGAPLTDDDLEAAINVYDRSRKLLRDIYAYRAEPEPRLSGTDATALVTAGQLMDPHEYVDVLESALAQLEDGAGEPRAVDARLMVVTAVGDDRTLYRTVERELEYDATIVVEDSSVGTTDFYRPVSEPSRGPPAKDDDPLKAIARRYLDRPPYPSKQWDNRREHLRSLVSEYDVDGVLIVLEERCDIHLRDIPHETNLFEEELDVPTLTVVAEKGRVPPGQLKTRVEAFVEEITTPSMEGLY; this is translated from the coding sequence ATGTCGACATTTACAGATGCCGTCACGGACGACGGCGACAGCTCCGACTCGGACGCAGCCGAGATGTTCCCGGCAGTCACGGACGCACTCTCGGTCGTCACGAAGCCACACGAGTATGCGAGAGACTGGAAACGACGGCACGACGCGCCCGTCGTCGCGTACCTGAGCACGTACGTTCCACGAGAGATTCTCTGGGCGAGTGGCGTCCTTCCGGTACGCGCTTTCGGAAGTCGGCGCCCCGAGGACGTGACCGTGGGAGACGAACACCACAACAGGAGGCTGTTCTGTCCGTTCTCCCGTGACGTCCTCGCACAGGGGTTGTTGGGACGGTACGACTACACGGACGGGATCGTTCTCGCCAGCGTCTGTCTGCACTTACGCCAGACGTTCGACGCCTGGGTCCAGGAGGTCGCAAGCGAGGAGGACTTCACCCACTACATTGCGATGCCTCACGGAACGCCAGCTGAAACCGGCGACGAGTTTCTTCCGGTAAAACGCCACGGCGTCGACTACGCCTCTGCGCCCGACGGGGGGACCTGTCCCCACGCACCGGCAGCGTATCTCACGACCAAGTTCGATCGCCTGCGAGCGGAACTCGAGTCGTTCACCGGCGCGCCACTGACTGACGACGATCTCGAGGCAGCGATCAACGTGTACGACCGGTCTCGGAAACTGTTACGCGACATCTACGCCTACCGAGCCGAGCCCGAACCACGACTGTCGGGAACGGACGCTACAGCGCTGGTCACGGCCGGCCAGCTGATGGACCCGCACGAGTACGTCGACGTCCTCGAGTCGGCGCTCGCACAGCTCGAGGACGGTGCTGGAGAGCCGAGAGCCGTCGACGCGCGACTGATGGTCGTCACGGCGGTTGGGGACGATCGAACGCTGTACCGGACTGTCGAACGGGAACTGGAGTACGACGCGACGATCGTCGTCGAGGACTCCTCGGTCGGCACCACCGACTTCTACCGACCCGTCTCGGAACCGTCTCGGGGTCCGCCTGCGAAAGACGACGACCCACTGAAGGCCATCGCTCGACGGTATCTGGACCGGCCGCCGTACCCGAGCAAGCAGTGGGACAACCGGCGTGAGCACCTTCGGTCGCTCGTCTCCGAGTACGACGTCGATGGGGTGCTGATCGTGCTCGAAGAGCGATGTGATATCCACCTTCGAGACATCCCTCACGAGACGAACCTCTTCGAAGAAGAACTCGACGTTCCAACACTGACCGTCGTCGCCGAGAAGGGGCGAGTGCCACCGGGACAGTTGAAGACTCGCGTCGAGGCGTTCGTCGAGGAGATCACGACCCCATCGATGGAGGGATTGTATTGA
- a CDS encoding BadF/BadG/BcrA/BcrD ATPase family protein, which yields MTDPSTAEPTRETDNVVMAGDDGPRPHDHATARTQGDVDDDLESVTNGDTVVGLDVGTDYTKAVVVRDRQLVSTAERQTGFDLQAAASDTISDAFAALDEEGAEDAALDVPVASLDAVGTPAIDHVVEPNDAVAAAVDQLDLDVRYVLLMGAKNVTAYRLAADGTVDRTVENGKCAAGVGRFIDDLPKYLDRDLDTLIEDARTVEGGADEVNAQCSVFAESEVISLVHDGVPPAKIVRTIVDSIARRNAALLRRVKAEDRVLVIGGVGRNAAFIDALSREIEPTVLTPAHPAYVPAFGATLVAYEVSADE from the coding sequence ATGACCGACCCGTCCACGGCCGAACCGACACGCGAGACGGACAACGTGGTGATGGCAGGCGACGACGGACCACGGCCCCACGACCATGCCACCGCGCGGACGCAGGGGGACGTCGACGACGACCTCGAGTCGGTGACGAACGGCGACACTGTGGTCGGACTGGACGTCGGGACGGACTACACGAAAGCCGTCGTTGTGCGGGACCGACAGCTCGTTTCCACGGCCGAACGACAGACCGGCTTCGATCTCCAGGCTGCCGCCAGCGACACGATCTCGGACGCGTTCGCGGCGCTGGACGAGGAGGGTGCCGAGGACGCCGCCCTGGACGTCCCCGTCGCGTCGCTCGATGCCGTGGGGACGCCCGCGATCGATCACGTGGTCGAGCCGAACGACGCGGTCGCAGCAGCCGTCGACCAGCTCGACCTCGACGTTCGGTACGTGCTCTTGATGGGGGCGAAGAACGTCACGGCGTACCGTCTCGCTGCCGACGGCACTGTCGACCGGACGGTCGAAAACGGCAAATGCGCGGCTGGCGTCGGCCGGTTCATCGACGACCTTCCGAAGTACCTCGACCGTGACCTCGACACCCTGATCGAGGACGCCAGGACCGTCGAAGGTGGCGCTGACGAGGTGAACGCCCAGTGTTCGGTGTTTGCCGAATCCGAGGTGATCAGTCTCGTTCACGACGGAGTTCCGCCGGCGAAAATCGTCCGGACCATCGTCGACTCGATCGCTCGTCGAAACGCTGCGCTCCTCCGTCGAGTCAAGGCCGAAGACCGCGTGCTGGTGATCGGCGGCGTGGGGCGGAACGCGGCGTTCATCGACGCGCTCTCACGGGAGATCGAACCCACCGTCCTGACGCCGGCACACCCGGCGTACGTCCCGGCGTTCGGGGCCACGCTCGTGGCATACGAGGTGTCGGCCGATGAGTGA
- a CDS encoding acyl-CoA dehydratase activase produces MSDAATVDGEPRSVAGVDGLWYDHSPHGREPWEWPTSVWVRDDHWSDDGVLTMGIDVGSTSSQVVLMVDRELVAYSTVRTMGTPNESADRALEAIADRADEFDVDGIDFTVGTGYGRVSLDVDETLTEITCHGKGANYLYGGDVRTVLDMGGQDLKTIQIDEKGKVEDFLMNDKCAAGTGRGLESMAELLEVDLTELGPLSLSLEDSPEPVHSTCVVFARDEVTDRLRDGWSVEAVAAAYHEAVIDNIVTLIERVGVEPEFAITGGIAKNPGIVTRLEDTLGVEAITPAFDTQIAGATGAAFFGAGLYEQQGEST; encoded by the coding sequence ATGAGTGACGCCGCGACCGTCGATGGCGAGCCCCGGTCTGTCGCAGGGGTCGACGGACTCTGGTACGATCACTCGCCCCATGGCCGCGAGCCGTGGGAGTGGCCGACGTCCGTCTGGGTCCGGGACGACCACTGGTCCGACGATGGCGTGCTCACGATGGGCATCGACGTCGGCTCGACGAGTTCGCAGGTCGTCCTCATGGTCGATCGCGAACTCGTCGCCTACAGTACCGTGCGAACGATGGGCACCCCCAACGAGAGTGCCGACCGGGCGCTCGAGGCGATCGCGGACCGGGCCGACGAGTTCGACGTCGACGGGATCGACTTCACCGTCGGGACGGGGTACGGCCGCGTCTCTCTCGACGTCGACGAGACGTTGACCGAGATTACGTGCCACGGCAAGGGGGCAAACTACCTCTACGGGGGCGACGTGCGAACGGTCCTCGACATGGGCGGCCAGGACCTCAAGACCATCCAGATCGACGAGAAGGGGAAAGTCGAGGACTTCCTCATGAACGATAAGTGCGCCGCCGGAACGGGCCGCGGCCTCGAGTCGATGGCCGAACTGCTCGAGGTCGACCTGACCGAGCTTGGGCCGCTGTCGCTGTCGCTCGAGGACAGTCCAGAGCCCGTCCACAGCACGTGCGTCGTGTTCGCGAGAGACGAGGTGACCGACCGCTTACGCGACGGCTGGTCCGTCGAAGCGGTCGCCGCCGCCTATCACGAGGCGGTCATCGACAACATCGTGACGCTGATCGAACGCGTCGGCGTCGAACCCGAGTTCGCGATCACGGGCGGCATCGCGAAGAATCCCGGCATCGTCACGCGTCTCGAGGATACCCTGGGCGTCGAGGCGATAACGCCTGCCTTCGACACCCAGATCGCCGGCGCGACCGGCGCCGCCTTCTTCGGCGCTGGCCTCTACGAACAGCAGGGTGAGTCGACGTGA
- a CDS encoding ABC transporter ATP-binding protein, producing MKLEVNDVSFTYGSVEALTGVSVSVDAGQFVAIVGPNGAGKSTLVRCINRILTPDSGTVFLEDSAVCDLSRTERAQTLGYVPQERGERFPTTVFDVVLMGRKPYMDWNPSDEDLELVWDVLEELELAGVANRDFSGLSGGQRQKVAMARALAQDPEVLLLDEPTSNLDLKHQLQVLDIASQQTDDGVSVIVVIHDLNLAARYADKVLLLNREGAVHAAGGVDVLRAEHIEPVYDVTVRVERNGPHRYIIPESVGHRPTTADADRADPPLVE from the coding sequence ATGAAACTCGAAGTCAACGACGTATCGTTCACGTACGGGAGCGTCGAAGCGCTCACCGGCGTGTCGGTTTCCGTTGACGCCGGACAGTTCGTCGCCATCGTGGGCCCGAACGGGGCGGGGAAGAGCACACTCGTCCGCTGTATCAACCGGATCCTGACTCCCGATTCCGGGACCGTCTTCCTCGAGGACAGCGCCGTCTGTGACCTGTCGCGAACGGAGCGAGCCCAAACGCTCGGCTACGTTCCACAGGAGCGGGGCGAACGGTTCCCGACGACCGTCTTCGACGTCGTACTGATGGGGAGAAAACCATACATGGACTGGAACCCCTCAGACGAAGACCTCGAACTCGTCTGGGACGTCCTCGAGGAACTCGAACTCGCTGGCGTTGCGAACCGCGATTTCAGCGGCCTCAGCGGCGGGCAACGACAGAAAGTCGCCATGGCCAGGGCGCTCGCACAGGACCCAGAGGTGTTGTTGCTCGACGAACCGACGAGCAACCTCGACCTCAAACATCAGTTACAGGTGCTCGACATCGCGAGCCAGCAGACGGACGATGGCGTCTCCGTGATCGTCGTTATCCACGACCTGAACCTCGCAGCCAGATACGCCGACAAGGTCCTCCTGCTCAATCGAGAGGGGGCCGTCCACGCCGCCGGTGGCGTCGACGTCCTCCGTGCAGAGCACATCGAACCCGTCTACGACGTCACCGTCCGCGTCGAGCGCAACGGACCTCACCGCTACATTATTCCCGAATCGGTCGGTCACCGTCCGACGACGGCCGACGCCGACCGAGCGGATCCGCCGCTGGTCGAGTAA
- a CDS encoding FecCD family ABC transporter permease, which produces MTVRTDESRPARKGVHSGDDGLEGDRAAYVDSVRRKLLVIGLLAGSLTVVGTVSLTIGAATVDHWDVVGLFLSVYTSAYAPGETATMIILELRLPRVLMAMVAGGGLALAGVLLQALLKNPLASPYTLGIGSGAGFGASLAIVLGVGVTGASVVPGRWMVALNAFVFSLVPAIAILALVRLKNASSATMILAGIAMSYFFSASTSLLQYLGSDEEVASVVYWMFGSLSRASWDNLPIVAMTTIPLAIVALRWSWDFNALLQGEDVATSLGVQVERIRELGMIVASLITGVTVAFLGTIGFVGLVAPHLARMILGSDHRYLIPAAVLLGAILLVSADAVGRLVIAPEVLPVGIVTSFVGVPLFLYLILSRQREYW; this is translated from the coding sequence ATGACGGTCCGAACGGACGAATCGCGCCCCGCCCGAAAGGGCGTCCACTCTGGCGACGACGGCCTCGAGGGCGATCGAGCGGCGTACGTCGACTCGGTACGACGGAAGCTACTCGTCATCGGGTTGCTCGCGGGATCCCTGACAGTTGTTGGCACCGTGTCGCTAACGATCGGCGCCGCAACGGTCGACCACTGGGACGTCGTCGGGCTCTTCCTCTCCGTGTACACGTCGGCGTACGCTCCGGGTGAAACGGCGACGATGATTATCCTCGAGCTCCGGCTCCCCCGGGTACTCATGGCGATGGTGGCCGGCGGTGGACTCGCCCTGGCCGGCGTGTTGCTCCAGGCGCTGCTGAAGAATCCCCTCGCCAGCCCCTACACGCTCGGGATCGGCAGCGGGGCGGGGTTCGGTGCGTCACTCGCCATCGTTCTCGGCGTCGGCGTGACCGGCGCCTCGGTCGTCCCCGGTCGCTGGATGGTCGCTCTCAACGCCTTCGTGTTCTCGCTCGTTCCCGCGATCGCCATCCTCGCGCTGGTTCGACTCAAGAACGCCTCGTCTGCGACCATGATTTTAGCCGGGATCGCGATGTCGTACTTTTTCTCGGCGTCGACCTCGCTGCTCCAGTACCTGGGCTCGGACGAGGAAGTCGCCTCCGTCGTCTACTGGATGTTCGGCAGCCTCTCCCGAGCGAGCTGGGACAACCTCCCGATCGTCGCGATGACGACGATTCCACTGGCGATCGTCGCGCTCCGATGGTCCTGGGACTTCAACGCCTTGCTCCAGGGCGAGGACGTCGCGACCAGTCTCGGCGTCCAGGTAGAACGCATCCGCGAACTGGGGATGATCGTCGCGTCCCTGATCACCGGCGTCACCGTCGCGTTCCTCGGAACGATCGGGTTCGTCGGGCTGGTCGCCCCCCACCTCGCCAGGATGATCCTCGGTAGCGACCACCGCTATCTGATTCCGGCCGCAGTCCTGCTCGGAGCGATCTTACTCGTTAGCGCGGACGCAGTGGGCCGACTCGTCATCGCCCCCGAAGTCCTTCCAGTGGGCATCGTCACGTCGTTCGTGGGCGTTCCGCTATTCTTGTATCTGATCCTCAGCCGACAACGCGAATACTGGTAA
- a CDS encoding ABC transporter substrate-binding protein, translating into MDPETNDAGEQRVEQPTVTRRRLLATGGATLGAGIGIAGCVGLDDAADESRTASHETITVTDHVGRTVTVSQPVEELVLLNTRLYWAATLLGIEDRVLATTGETEEFPSLADKPGAGWWRDPNVEQIIELDPEVLVTRWTGEGAREEIDALASKLEPFDIDVVAIELDGLQLDGARLFGQLVGKADELDDFLEWTHTQVHQVKNRLEEIPATDRPLVYCENQHGDWEGVYAGTVHIAGGRNLLESVVDDLHELRIGTTKTLDREYVIEQDPEFVLIDDSGGPPVTTGYEVDDPADALALREEFMQRSGTEHLSAVQTDEVHTVEFKTLRGEKAWLGVLYLAKLFHPDRFDDLDPVSVHREYLEEWLGVPHRGVYLAPAYL; encoded by the coding sequence ATGGATCCAGAGACGAACGACGCTGGCGAGCAGCGAGTCGAGCAACCAACAGTGACGCGCCGCCGGTTGCTCGCGACTGGTGGTGCAACGCTCGGTGCGGGAATCGGTATCGCCGGTTGTGTCGGGCTCGACGACGCGGCTGACGAGTCACGGACGGCTAGCCACGAGACGATCACCGTGACCGATCACGTTGGACGGACGGTCACAGTCTCACAGCCGGTCGAGGAGTTAGTCCTGTTGAACACTCGCCTGTACTGGGCGGCGACGCTGCTGGGAATCGAGGACCGTGTGCTCGCGACGACCGGTGAAACGGAGGAGTTCCCGTCGCTCGCCGACAAGCCGGGTGCAGGCTGGTGGCGGGACCCGAACGTCGAGCAGATTATCGAGCTCGATCCAGAAGTTCTCGTGACTCGCTGGACCGGTGAAGGAGCCAGAGAGGAAATCGACGCCCTCGCGTCGAAACTGGAGCCGTTCGACATCGACGTCGTCGCGATCGAACTCGACGGCCTACAGTTAGATGGCGCACGACTGTTCGGACAGCTGGTCGGGAAGGCGGACGAACTCGACGACTTCCTCGAGTGGACACACACGCAGGTACACCAGGTCAAGAACCGGCTCGAGGAGATTCCCGCGACCGACCGGCCGCTCGTCTACTGTGAGAATCAACACGGCGATTGGGAGGGCGTGTACGCTGGCACGGTCCACATCGCAGGTGGTCGGAATCTCCTCGAGTCGGTAGTCGACGACCTCCACGAGCTGCGCATCGGTACGACGAAGACGCTCGACCGCGAGTACGTCATCGAGCAGGACCCCGAATTCGTTCTGATCGACGACTCCGGCGGCCCGCCGGTCACGACGGGGTACGAAGTCGACGACCCGGCTGACGCACTCGCCCTCCGCGAGGAGTTCATGCAGCGCAGTGGAACCGAACACCTCAGTGCCGTCCAGACCGACGAGGTGCACACGGTCGAGTTCAAGACACTCCGAGGCGAGAAGGCCTGGCTCGGCGTCCTCTATCTGGCGAAGCTGTTTCACCCCGACCGGTTCGACGACCTCGATCCAGTGTCGGTCCACCGCGAGTACCTCGAAGAGTGGCTCGGCGTCCCACATCGGGGCGTCTACCTGGCGCCGGCGTACCTATGA
- a CDS encoding rhodanese-like domain-containing protein, which yields MSKISPPDVDEKLSNGEALFVLDVRPRQAYQRGHIEGSHNVPVYDDLRRGDVDALRDRLEEIPADVPVVTVCKAGVVARRATATLEEEGYDATTLAGGMRGWNGYRNGTIGYRISSVLRRLVP from the coding sequence ATGAGCAAGATCAGTCCACCGGACGTCGACGAGAAGCTGTCGAACGGCGAGGCACTGTTCGTCCTCGACGTGCGACCCCGTCAGGCCTACCAGCGAGGCCACATCGAGGGGAGCCACAACGTCCCCGTCTACGACGACCTGCGCCGCGGCGACGTCGACGCCCTCCGCGACCGCCTCGAGGAGATCCCCGCGGACGTCCCGGTCGTGACGGTCTGTAAGGCCGGCGTCGTGGCGCGACGGGCGACGGCAACCCTCGAGGAGGAGGGCTACGACGCGACGACGCTCGCCGGGGGCATGCGGGGCTGGAACGGCTATCGGAACGGGACGATCGGCTACCGCATTTCGTCGGTGCTCCGTCGACTGGTTCCCTGA
- a CDS encoding DUF6735 family protein → MGHRALVAYRRPDYLYDVRYSHWGGDGLALVDELSRDAPLARGAVDSSLLADAVALERVLTDYLDPCVYEALYLVSPEFAVTAYRVCWLEWSDGRESGRGAIVATAPGERDREVRTWFRAIKTTLADVVAMGIFPRRAASSYLEARVYEDEDGHVYTYGDAADGVRHDAAVDRWFEEQG, encoded by the coding sequence ATGGGACATAGAGCGCTCGTCGCCTACCGGCGACCCGACTACCTCTACGACGTCCGGTACAGCCACTGGGGCGGCGACGGGCTCGCCCTCGTCGACGAGCTCTCCCGGGACGCGCCGCTGGCCCGCGGGGCCGTCGATTCGTCGCTGCTCGCCGACGCCGTCGCCCTCGAGCGCGTGCTCACCGACTACCTCGATCCGTGCGTCTACGAGGCGCTCTACCTCGTCTCGCCCGAGTTCGCAGTGACCGCCTACCGCGTCTGCTGGCTCGAGTGGAGTGACGGCCGCGAGTCCGGGCGGGGCGCGATCGTCGCCACGGCACCCGGCGAGCGCGACCGCGAGGTCCGGACCTGGTTTCGCGCGATCAAGACCACGCTCGCCGACGTCGTGGCGATGGGCATCTTCCCGAGGCGGGCCGCGAGTTCGTACCTCGAGGCGCGCGTCTACGAGGACGAGGATGGACACGTCTACACCTATGGCGACGCAGCCGACGGAGTCCGTCACGACGCGGCCGTCGACCGATGGTTCGAAGAGCAGGGGTGA